The following DNA comes from Pseudomonadota bacterium.
GAGGGCTGGTTGCCGCCGGGCCGTTCCGCCTGCGTGCCTCCCTGCCGCCGGGGCTCGGCCCGGGCGATGCCGTCGACATCGCCATCCGGCCGGAGCGGATCCGCTTCGCTGTCGCCGCAGACGCGGAGGATGCGGTCGCGGCCGAGGTCGAGGAGCTGAGCTATCTCGGCAGCCAGAGCGAGTATACCCTGGTCCTGGCGAACGGGACCCGGCTCCGCGCGCAAGCCCCCGCCGCGATCGATCATGGGGTGGGTGCGACCGTCCGCATCATCATCGAAGATGGCGGATGCACGGTATTCCCGCGTGAGGTGGCGGAAGAGCCCCGGGGCCAATGAACGGGCAAAGGGAGGCGATGATGCAAGGCTGGGCAAGGCTCCGCGGAAAGTGCGCCGGAGCGGCGCTGCTGCTCGGCGCCCTCTTGCTGGGCCCCCTTTTGCTGGGCCGGGGTGCGGGTGCGGCGGAATTCACCCCCGACCCCGTCGACATGGCAGCGGCCAAGCGCGAAGCCGCGGTCAATTGGTACACCTCCACGCCGATCGCGGCCGCACAGAAGATTGCGCTCCTGTTCGAGCAGGCCAGCGCCATCAAGGTGCAGCTCTTCCGCTCCGGCGGTTCGGCGGTGATGAGCCGCTTCATGCAGGAGCTCGATGCCAAGCGCATCGCCGCCGACGTGCTCACCACCTCCGATCCGGCGGCCTCGGCGATCCTGGCGCGGCGCGGCGTCTTCGTCGCCTTCAAGCCGAAATTCTTCGATGCGGTGCCGGACGAGGCCAAGGACAAGGACGGCTTCTACGTCGCCCAGCGCCTCAACATGCTGGGCATGTTCGTGCGCGCCGACAAGGTGCCGGCGGCGGATCGGCCGAAGACCTGGACCGACCTCGCCAATGCCAAATACAAAGGCAAGCTGGTGATGGCGGACCCGTCATTCACCGCCCTCCAGCTCATTGCTGTCGCCACGCTCGCCGAGAAGCTGGGCTGGGGCTTCTATGAAAAGCTGCGCGCCAACGACATCATGATCGTGCAGGGCCACGAGCAGGTCGAGGATGCCTTGAAGCGCGGCGAGCGCCTGATCGCCGCCGAAGGGCTCGACAGCTACGCCGTCGACGACCGCAAGGCCGGGCACGACATCCTGACTATCTATCCGAGCGAAGGTGCGTTTGCCATCGCGTCCCCCACCGCGATCATCAAGGGCTCGCCCCACCCCAATGCGGCGAAGGCCTTCGCT
Coding sequences within:
- a CDS encoding extracellular solute-binding protein, with product MNGQREAMMQGWARLRGKCAGAALLLGALLLGPLLLGRGAGAAEFTPDPVDMAAAKREAAVNWYTSTPIAAAQKIALLFEQASAIKVQLFRSGGSAVMSRFMQELDAKRIAADVLTTSDPAASAILARRGVFVAFKPKFFDAVPDEAKDKDGFYVAQRLNMLGMFVRADKVPAADRPKTWTDLANAKYKGKLVMADPSFTALQLIAVATLAEKLGWGFYEKLRANDIMIVQGHEQVEDALKRGERLIAAEGLDSYAVDDRKAGHDILTIYPSEGAFAIASPTAIIKGSPHPNAAKAFAEFMLSDAVQMMFPADGHYASRKDVPPPAGSPKLGDLALLPVDYAYVERATPEIKARFNEIFQ